The following are encoded in a window of Urocitellus parryii isolate mUroPar1 chromosome 7, mUroPar1.hap1, whole genome shotgun sequence genomic DNA:
- the Ubtf gene encoding nucleolar transcription factor 1 isoform X1 has protein sequence MNGEADCPTDLEMAAPKGQDRWSQEDMLTLLECMKNNLPSNDSSKFKTTESHMDWEKVAFKDFSGDMCKLKWVEISNEVRKFRTLTELILDAQEHVKNPYKGKKLKKHPDFPKKPLTPYFRFFMEKRAKYAKLHPEMSNLDLTKILSKKYKELPEKKKMKYIQDFQREKQEFERNLARFREDHPDLIQNAKKSDIPEKPKTPQQLWYTHEKKVYLKVRPDATTKEVKDSLGKQWSQLSDKKRLKWIHKALEQRKKYEEIMRDYIQKHPELNISEEGITKSTLTKAERQLKDKFDGRPTKPPPNSYSLYCAELMANMKDVPSTERMVLCSQQWKLLSQKEKDAYHKKCDQKKKDYEVEMLRFLESLPEEEQQRVLGEEKMLNINKKQATSPASKKPTQEGGKGGSEKPKRPVSAMFIFSEEKRRQLQEERPELSESELTRLLARMWNDLSEKKKAKYKAREAALKAQSERKPGAEREERGKLPESPKRAEEIWQQSVIGDYLARFKNDRVKALKAMEMTWNNMEKKEKLMWIKKAAEDQKRYERELSEMRAPPAATNSSKKMKFQGEPKKPPMNGYQKFSQELLSNGELNHLPLKERMVEIGSRWQRISQSQKEHYKKLAEEQQKQYRVHLDLWVKSLSPQDRAAYKEYISNKRKSMTKLRGPNPKSSRTTLQSKSESEEDDEEDEDDEDEDEEEEDDENGDSSEDGGDSSGSSSEDESEDGDENEEDDEDEDDDEDDDEDEDNESEGSSSSSSSSGDSSDSDSN, from the exons ATGAACGGAGAGGCCGACTGCCCCACAGACCTGGAAATGGCCGCCCCCAAAGGCCAAG ACCGCTGGTCCCAGGAAGATATGCTAACTTTGCTGGAATGCATGAAGAACAACCTTCCATCCAATGACAGCTCCAAGTTcaaaaccactgagtcacacatGGACTGGGAAAAAGTAgcatttaaagatttttctggAGATATGTGCAAGCTCAAATGGGTGGAGATTTCTAATGAG gtgAGGAAATTCCGTACGTTGACAGAATTGATCCTTGATGCTCAAGAACATGTTAAAAATCCTTATAAAGGCAAAAAACTCAAG AAACACCCAGACTTCCCAAAGAAGCCCCTGACCCCTTATTTTCGCTTCTTCATGGAGAAGCGAGCCAAGTATGCAAAACTCCACCCTGAGATGAGCAACCTGGACTTGACCAAGATTCTTTCCAAGAAATACAAGGAGCTTCCTGAGAAGAagaag aTGAAATATATTCAGGACTTCCAGAGGGAGAAACAGGAGTTCGAGCGAAACCTGGCCCGATTCAG GGAGGATCACCCCGACCTTATCCAGAATGCCAAGAAGTCGGACATCCCTGAGAAGCCCAAAACCCCCCAGCAGCTGTGGTACACCCATGAGAAGAAGGTGTATCTCAAAGTGCGGCCAGAT GCCACTACGAAGGAGGTGAAGGACTCCCTGGGGAAGCAGTGGTCTCAGCTCTCGGACAAAAAGAGGCTGAAATGGATTCATAAGGCCCTGGAGCAGCGGAAGAAGTACGAG GAGATTATGCGTGACTATATCCAGAAGCACCCTGAACTGAACATCAGTGAGGAGGGCATCACCAAATCCACCCTTACCAAGGCTGAACGCCAGCTCAAGGACAAGTTTGATGGGCGACCCACCAAGCCACCTCC GAACAGCTATTCACTGTACTGCGCAGAGCTCATGGCCAACATGAAGGATGTGCCCAGTACGGAGCGCATGGTGCTATGCAGCCAGCAGTGGAAGCTGCTGTCCCAGAAGGAGAAGGATGCTTATCACAAGAAGTGTGACCAG aaaaagaaagattacGAGGTGGAGATGCTCCGTTTCCTTGAG AGCCTGCCCGAGGAGGAGCAGCAGCGGGTTCTGGGAGAGGAGAAGATGTTGAACATCAACAAGAAGCAGGCCACCAGCCCAGCTTCCAAGAAGCCCACCCAGGAAGGCGGGAAG GGCGGCTCAGAGAAGCCTAAACGGCCGGTGTCCGCCATGTTCATCTTCTCTGAGGAGAAGCGGCGGCAGCTGCAGGAGGAGAGGCCAGAGCTCTCTGAGAGTGAGCTGACCCGCCTGCTGGCCCGCATGTGGAACGACTTGTCAGAGAAGAAGAAG GCCAAGTACAAGGCCAGGGAGGCAGCGCTGAAGGCACAGTCTGAGAGGAAGCCAGGCGCGGAGCGCGAGGAACGGGGCAAGCTGCCAGAGTCACCCAAGAGAGCTGAGGAGATCTGGCAGCAGAGCGTCATCGGCGATTACCTGGCCCGCTTCAAG AACGATAGGGTAAAGGCCTTGAAAGCCATGGAGATGACCTGGAACAAcatggagaagaaggaaaaactaATGTGGATTAAGAAGGCCGCTGAAGACCAAAAGCGATATGAG AGAGAGCTGAGTGAGATGCGGGCACCTCCAGCTGCTACGAATTCTTCCAAGAAGATGAAGTTCCAGGGAGAACCCAAGAAGCCTCCCAT GAATGGTTACCAGAAGTTCTCCCAGGAGCTACTGTCCAATGGAGAGCTGAACCACCTGCCACTGAAAGAGCGCATGGTGGAAATAGGCAGCCGCTGGCAGCGCATTTCCCAGAGCCAGAAGGAGCACTACAAAAAGCTGGCGGAGGAGCAGCAGAAGCAGTACAGGGTGCACCTGGACCTCTGGGTCAAG aGTCTGTCTCCCCAGGACCGTGCAGCATATAAAGAATACATCTCCAAT AAACGTAAGAGCATGACCAAGCTGCGAGGCCCAAACCCCAAGTCCAGCCGGACCACCCTGCAGTCCAAGTCG GAATCTGAGGAGGATGATGAAGAGGATGAGGATGATGAggatgaagatgaagaagaggaagacGATGAGAATGGGGATTCCTCTGAGGATGGTGGGGACTCCTCCGGATCCAGCAGTGAAGATGAGAGCGAGGATGGGGATGAG AACGAGGAGGATGATgaggatgaagatgatgatgaggaTGACGATGAGGATGAAGACAATGAGTCCGAGGGCAGcagctccagctcctcctcctcagggGACTCCTCAGACTCTGACTCCAACTGA
- the Ubtf gene encoding nucleolar transcription factor 1 isoform X2 — protein sequence MNGEADCPTDLEMAAPKGQDRWSQEDMLTLLECMKNNLPSNDSSKFKTTESHMDWEKVAFKDFSGDMCKLKWVEISNEVRKFRTLTELILDAQEHVKNPYKGKKLKKHPDFPKKPLTPYFRFFMEKRAKYAKLHPEMSNLDLTKILSKKYKELPEKKKMKYIQDFQREKQEFERNLARFREDHPDLIQNAKKSDIPEKPKTPQQLWYTHEKKVYLKVRPDEIMRDYIQKHPELNISEEGITKSTLTKAERQLKDKFDGRPTKPPPNSYSLYCAELMANMKDVPSTERMVLCSQQWKLLSQKEKDAYHKKCDQKKKDYEVEMLRFLESLPEEEQQRVLGEEKMLNINKKQATSPASKKPTQEGGKGGSEKPKRPVSAMFIFSEEKRRQLQEERPELSESELTRLLARMWNDLSEKKKAKYKAREAALKAQSERKPGAEREERGKLPESPKRAEEIWQQSVIGDYLARFKNDRVKALKAMEMTWNNMEKKEKLMWIKKAAEDQKRYERELSEMRAPPAATNSSKKMKFQGEPKKPPMNGYQKFSQELLSNGELNHLPLKERMVEIGSRWQRISQSQKEHYKKLAEEQQKQYRVHLDLWVKSLSPQDRAAYKEYISNKRKSMTKLRGPNPKSSRTTLQSKSESEEDDEEDEDDEDEDEEEEDDENGDSSEDGGDSSGSSSEDESEDGDENEEDDEDEDDDEDDDEDEDNESEGSSSSSSSSGDSSDSDSN from the exons ATGAACGGAGAGGCCGACTGCCCCACAGACCTGGAAATGGCCGCCCCCAAAGGCCAAG ACCGCTGGTCCCAGGAAGATATGCTAACTTTGCTGGAATGCATGAAGAACAACCTTCCATCCAATGACAGCTCCAAGTTcaaaaccactgagtcacacatGGACTGGGAAAAAGTAgcatttaaagatttttctggAGATATGTGCAAGCTCAAATGGGTGGAGATTTCTAATGAG gtgAGGAAATTCCGTACGTTGACAGAATTGATCCTTGATGCTCAAGAACATGTTAAAAATCCTTATAAAGGCAAAAAACTCAAG AAACACCCAGACTTCCCAAAGAAGCCCCTGACCCCTTATTTTCGCTTCTTCATGGAGAAGCGAGCCAAGTATGCAAAACTCCACCCTGAGATGAGCAACCTGGACTTGACCAAGATTCTTTCCAAGAAATACAAGGAGCTTCCTGAGAAGAagaag aTGAAATATATTCAGGACTTCCAGAGGGAGAAACAGGAGTTCGAGCGAAACCTGGCCCGATTCAG GGAGGATCACCCCGACCTTATCCAGAATGCCAAGAAGTCGGACATCCCTGAGAAGCCCAAAACCCCCCAGCAGCTGTGGTACACCCATGAGAAGAAGGTGTATCTCAAAGTGCGGCCAGAT GAGATTATGCGTGACTATATCCAGAAGCACCCTGAACTGAACATCAGTGAGGAGGGCATCACCAAATCCACCCTTACCAAGGCTGAACGCCAGCTCAAGGACAAGTTTGATGGGCGACCCACCAAGCCACCTCC GAACAGCTATTCACTGTACTGCGCAGAGCTCATGGCCAACATGAAGGATGTGCCCAGTACGGAGCGCATGGTGCTATGCAGCCAGCAGTGGAAGCTGCTGTCCCAGAAGGAGAAGGATGCTTATCACAAGAAGTGTGACCAG aaaaagaaagattacGAGGTGGAGATGCTCCGTTTCCTTGAG AGCCTGCCCGAGGAGGAGCAGCAGCGGGTTCTGGGAGAGGAGAAGATGTTGAACATCAACAAGAAGCAGGCCACCAGCCCAGCTTCCAAGAAGCCCACCCAGGAAGGCGGGAAG GGCGGCTCAGAGAAGCCTAAACGGCCGGTGTCCGCCATGTTCATCTTCTCTGAGGAGAAGCGGCGGCAGCTGCAGGAGGAGAGGCCAGAGCTCTCTGAGAGTGAGCTGACCCGCCTGCTGGCCCGCATGTGGAACGACTTGTCAGAGAAGAAGAAG GCCAAGTACAAGGCCAGGGAGGCAGCGCTGAAGGCACAGTCTGAGAGGAAGCCAGGCGCGGAGCGCGAGGAACGGGGCAAGCTGCCAGAGTCACCCAAGAGAGCTGAGGAGATCTGGCAGCAGAGCGTCATCGGCGATTACCTGGCCCGCTTCAAG AACGATAGGGTAAAGGCCTTGAAAGCCATGGAGATGACCTGGAACAAcatggagaagaaggaaaaactaATGTGGATTAAGAAGGCCGCTGAAGACCAAAAGCGATATGAG AGAGAGCTGAGTGAGATGCGGGCACCTCCAGCTGCTACGAATTCTTCCAAGAAGATGAAGTTCCAGGGAGAACCCAAGAAGCCTCCCAT GAATGGTTACCAGAAGTTCTCCCAGGAGCTACTGTCCAATGGAGAGCTGAACCACCTGCCACTGAAAGAGCGCATGGTGGAAATAGGCAGCCGCTGGCAGCGCATTTCCCAGAGCCAGAAGGAGCACTACAAAAAGCTGGCGGAGGAGCAGCAGAAGCAGTACAGGGTGCACCTGGACCTCTGGGTCAAG aGTCTGTCTCCCCAGGACCGTGCAGCATATAAAGAATACATCTCCAAT AAACGTAAGAGCATGACCAAGCTGCGAGGCCCAAACCCCAAGTCCAGCCGGACCACCCTGCAGTCCAAGTCG GAATCTGAGGAGGATGATGAAGAGGATGAGGATGATGAggatgaagatgaagaagaggaagacGATGAGAATGGGGATTCCTCTGAGGATGGTGGGGACTCCTCCGGATCCAGCAGTGAAGATGAGAGCGAGGATGGGGATGAG AACGAGGAGGATGATgaggatgaagatgatgatgaggaTGACGATGAGGATGAAGACAATGAGTCCGAGGGCAGcagctccagctcctcctcctcagggGACTCCTCAGACTCTGACTCCAACTGA
- the Ubtf gene encoding nucleolar transcription factor 1 isoform X4 gives MNGEADCPTDLEMAAPKGQDRWSQEDMLTLLECMKNNLPSNDSSKFKTTESHMDWEKVAFKDFSGDMCKLKWVEISNEVRKFRTLTELILDAQEHVKNPYKGKKLKKHPDFPKKPLTPYFRFFMEKRAKYAKLHPEMSNLDLTKILSKKYKELPEKKKMKYIQDFQREKQEFERNLARFREDHPDLIQNAKKSDIPEKPKTPQQLWYTHEKKVYLKVRPDEIMRDYIQKHPELNISEEGITKSTLTKAERQLKDKFDGRPTKPPPNSYSLYCAELMANMKDVPSTERMVLCSQQWKLLSQKEKDAYHKKCDQKKKDYEVEMLRFLESLPEEEQQRVLGEEKMLNINKKQATSPASKKPTQEGGKGGSEKPKRPVSAMFIFSEEKRRQLQEERPELSESELTRLLARMWNDLSEKKKAKYKAREAALKAQSERKPGAEREERGKLPESPKRAEEIWQQSVIGDYLARFKNDRVKALKAMEMTWNNMEKKEKLMWIKKAAEDQKRYERELSEMRAPPAATNSSKKMKFQGEPKKPPMNGYQKFSQELLSNGELNHLPLKERMVEIGSRWQRISQSQKEHYKKLAEEQQKQYRVHLDLWVKSLSPQDRAAYKEYISNKRKSMTKLRGPNPKSSRTTLQSKNLRRMMKRMRMMRMKMKKRKTMRMGIPLRMVGTPPDPAVKMRARMGMRTRRMMRMKMMMRMTMRMKTMSPRAAAPAPPPQGTPQTLTPTEAHPPPPGAARESFRAPLPN, from the exons ATGAACGGAGAGGCCGACTGCCCCACAGACCTGGAAATGGCCGCCCCCAAAGGCCAAG ACCGCTGGTCCCAGGAAGATATGCTAACTTTGCTGGAATGCATGAAGAACAACCTTCCATCCAATGACAGCTCCAAGTTcaaaaccactgagtcacacatGGACTGGGAAAAAGTAgcatttaaagatttttctggAGATATGTGCAAGCTCAAATGGGTGGAGATTTCTAATGAG gtgAGGAAATTCCGTACGTTGACAGAATTGATCCTTGATGCTCAAGAACATGTTAAAAATCCTTATAAAGGCAAAAAACTCAAG AAACACCCAGACTTCCCAAAGAAGCCCCTGACCCCTTATTTTCGCTTCTTCATGGAGAAGCGAGCCAAGTATGCAAAACTCCACCCTGAGATGAGCAACCTGGACTTGACCAAGATTCTTTCCAAGAAATACAAGGAGCTTCCTGAGAAGAagaag aTGAAATATATTCAGGACTTCCAGAGGGAGAAACAGGAGTTCGAGCGAAACCTGGCCCGATTCAG GGAGGATCACCCCGACCTTATCCAGAATGCCAAGAAGTCGGACATCCCTGAGAAGCCCAAAACCCCCCAGCAGCTGTGGTACACCCATGAGAAGAAGGTGTATCTCAAAGTGCGGCCAGAT GAGATTATGCGTGACTATATCCAGAAGCACCCTGAACTGAACATCAGTGAGGAGGGCATCACCAAATCCACCCTTACCAAGGCTGAACGCCAGCTCAAGGACAAGTTTGATGGGCGACCCACCAAGCCACCTCC GAACAGCTATTCACTGTACTGCGCAGAGCTCATGGCCAACATGAAGGATGTGCCCAGTACGGAGCGCATGGTGCTATGCAGCCAGCAGTGGAAGCTGCTGTCCCAGAAGGAGAAGGATGCTTATCACAAGAAGTGTGACCAG aaaaagaaagattacGAGGTGGAGATGCTCCGTTTCCTTGAG AGCCTGCCCGAGGAGGAGCAGCAGCGGGTTCTGGGAGAGGAGAAGATGTTGAACATCAACAAGAAGCAGGCCACCAGCCCAGCTTCCAAGAAGCCCACCCAGGAAGGCGGGAAG GGCGGCTCAGAGAAGCCTAAACGGCCGGTGTCCGCCATGTTCATCTTCTCTGAGGAGAAGCGGCGGCAGCTGCAGGAGGAGAGGCCAGAGCTCTCTGAGAGTGAGCTGACCCGCCTGCTGGCCCGCATGTGGAACGACTTGTCAGAGAAGAAGAAG GCCAAGTACAAGGCCAGGGAGGCAGCGCTGAAGGCACAGTCTGAGAGGAAGCCAGGCGCGGAGCGCGAGGAACGGGGCAAGCTGCCAGAGTCACCCAAGAGAGCTGAGGAGATCTGGCAGCAGAGCGTCATCGGCGATTACCTGGCCCGCTTCAAG AACGATAGGGTAAAGGCCTTGAAAGCCATGGAGATGACCTGGAACAAcatggagaagaaggaaaaactaATGTGGATTAAGAAGGCCGCTGAAGACCAAAAGCGATATGAG AGAGAGCTGAGTGAGATGCGGGCACCTCCAGCTGCTACGAATTCTTCCAAGAAGATGAAGTTCCAGGGAGAACCCAAGAAGCCTCCCAT GAATGGTTACCAGAAGTTCTCCCAGGAGCTACTGTCCAATGGAGAGCTGAACCACCTGCCACTGAAAGAGCGCATGGTGGAAATAGGCAGCCGCTGGCAGCGCATTTCCCAGAGCCAGAAGGAGCACTACAAAAAGCTGGCGGAGGAGCAGCAGAAGCAGTACAGGGTGCACCTGGACCTCTGGGTCAAG aGTCTGTCTCCCCAGGACCGTGCAGCATATAAAGAATACATCTCCAAT AAACGTAAGAGCATGACCAAGCTGCGAGGCCCAAACCCCAAGTCCAGCCGGACCACCCTGCAGTCCAA GAATCTGAGGAGGATGATGAAGAGGATGAGGATGATGAggatgaagatgaagaagaggaagacGATGAGAATGGGGATTCCTCTGAGGATGGTGGGGACTCCTCCGGATCCAGCAGTGAAGATGAGAGCGAGGATGGGGATGAG AACGAGGAGGATGATgaggatgaagatgatgatgaggaTGACGATGAGGATGAAGACAATGAGTCCGAGGGCAGcagctccagctcctcctcctcagggGACTCCTCAGACTCTGACTCCAACTGAggctcacccccccccccccggggcaGCCAGGGAGAGCTTTAGAGCTCCCCTCCCCAACTGA
- the Ubtf gene encoding nucleolar transcription factor 1 isoform X3, producing the protein MNGEADCPTDLEMAAPKGQDRWSQEDMLTLLECMKNNLPSNDSSKFKTTESHMDWEKVAFKDFSGDMCKLKWVEISNEVRKFRTLTELILDAQEHVKNPYKGKKLKKHPDFPKKPLTPYFRFFMEKRAKYAKLHPEMSNLDLTKILSKKYKELPEKKKMKYIQDFQREKQEFERNLARFREDHPDLIQNAKKSDIPEKPKTPQQLWYTHEKKVYLKVRPDATTKEVKDSLGKQWSQLSDKKRLKWIHKALEQRKKYEEIMRDYIQKHPELNISEEGITKSTLTKAERQLKDKFDGRPTKPPPNSYSLYCAELMANMKDVPSTERMVLCSQQWKLLSQKEKDAYHKKCDQKKKDYEVEMLRFLESLPEEEQQRVLGEEKMLNINKKQATSPASKKPTQEGGKGGSEKPKRPVSAMFIFSEEKRRQLQEERPELSESELTRLLARMWNDLSEKKKAKYKAREAALKAQSERKPGAEREERGKLPESPKRAEEIWQQSVIGDYLARFKNDRVKALKAMEMTWNNMEKKEKLMWIKKAAEDQKRYERELSEMRAPPAATNSSKKMKFQGEPKKPPMNGYQKFSQELLSNGELNHLPLKERMVEIGSRWQRISQSQKEHYKKLAEEQQKQYRVHLDLWVKSLSPQDRAAYKEYISNKRKSMTKLRGPNPKSSRTTLQSKNLRRMMKRMRMMRMKMKKRKTMRMGIPLRMVGTPPDPAVKMRARMGMRTRRMMRMKMMMRMTMRMKTMSPRAAAPAPPPQGTPQTLTPTEAHPPPPGAARESFRAPLPN; encoded by the exons ATGAACGGAGAGGCCGACTGCCCCACAGACCTGGAAATGGCCGCCCCCAAAGGCCAAG ACCGCTGGTCCCAGGAAGATATGCTAACTTTGCTGGAATGCATGAAGAACAACCTTCCATCCAATGACAGCTCCAAGTTcaaaaccactgagtcacacatGGACTGGGAAAAAGTAgcatttaaagatttttctggAGATATGTGCAAGCTCAAATGGGTGGAGATTTCTAATGAG gtgAGGAAATTCCGTACGTTGACAGAATTGATCCTTGATGCTCAAGAACATGTTAAAAATCCTTATAAAGGCAAAAAACTCAAG AAACACCCAGACTTCCCAAAGAAGCCCCTGACCCCTTATTTTCGCTTCTTCATGGAGAAGCGAGCCAAGTATGCAAAACTCCACCCTGAGATGAGCAACCTGGACTTGACCAAGATTCTTTCCAAGAAATACAAGGAGCTTCCTGAGAAGAagaag aTGAAATATATTCAGGACTTCCAGAGGGAGAAACAGGAGTTCGAGCGAAACCTGGCCCGATTCAG GGAGGATCACCCCGACCTTATCCAGAATGCCAAGAAGTCGGACATCCCTGAGAAGCCCAAAACCCCCCAGCAGCTGTGGTACACCCATGAGAAGAAGGTGTATCTCAAAGTGCGGCCAGAT GCCACTACGAAGGAGGTGAAGGACTCCCTGGGGAAGCAGTGGTCTCAGCTCTCGGACAAAAAGAGGCTGAAATGGATTCATAAGGCCCTGGAGCAGCGGAAGAAGTACGAG GAGATTATGCGTGACTATATCCAGAAGCACCCTGAACTGAACATCAGTGAGGAGGGCATCACCAAATCCACCCTTACCAAGGCTGAACGCCAGCTCAAGGACAAGTTTGATGGGCGACCCACCAAGCCACCTCC GAACAGCTATTCACTGTACTGCGCAGAGCTCATGGCCAACATGAAGGATGTGCCCAGTACGGAGCGCATGGTGCTATGCAGCCAGCAGTGGAAGCTGCTGTCCCAGAAGGAGAAGGATGCTTATCACAAGAAGTGTGACCAG aaaaagaaagattacGAGGTGGAGATGCTCCGTTTCCTTGAG AGCCTGCCCGAGGAGGAGCAGCAGCGGGTTCTGGGAGAGGAGAAGATGTTGAACATCAACAAGAAGCAGGCCACCAGCCCAGCTTCCAAGAAGCCCACCCAGGAAGGCGGGAAG GGCGGCTCAGAGAAGCCTAAACGGCCGGTGTCCGCCATGTTCATCTTCTCTGAGGAGAAGCGGCGGCAGCTGCAGGAGGAGAGGCCAGAGCTCTCTGAGAGTGAGCTGACCCGCCTGCTGGCCCGCATGTGGAACGACTTGTCAGAGAAGAAGAAG GCCAAGTACAAGGCCAGGGAGGCAGCGCTGAAGGCACAGTCTGAGAGGAAGCCAGGCGCGGAGCGCGAGGAACGGGGCAAGCTGCCAGAGTCACCCAAGAGAGCTGAGGAGATCTGGCAGCAGAGCGTCATCGGCGATTACCTGGCCCGCTTCAAG AACGATAGGGTAAAGGCCTTGAAAGCCATGGAGATGACCTGGAACAAcatggagaagaaggaaaaactaATGTGGATTAAGAAGGCCGCTGAAGACCAAAAGCGATATGAG AGAGAGCTGAGTGAGATGCGGGCACCTCCAGCTGCTACGAATTCTTCCAAGAAGATGAAGTTCCAGGGAGAACCCAAGAAGCCTCCCAT GAATGGTTACCAGAAGTTCTCCCAGGAGCTACTGTCCAATGGAGAGCTGAACCACCTGCCACTGAAAGAGCGCATGGTGGAAATAGGCAGCCGCTGGCAGCGCATTTCCCAGAGCCAGAAGGAGCACTACAAAAAGCTGGCGGAGGAGCAGCAGAAGCAGTACAGGGTGCACCTGGACCTCTGGGTCAAG aGTCTGTCTCCCCAGGACCGTGCAGCATATAAAGAATACATCTCCAAT AAACGTAAGAGCATGACCAAGCTGCGAGGCCCAAACCCCAAGTCCAGCCGGACCACCCTGCAGTCCAA GAATCTGAGGAGGATGATGAAGAGGATGAGGATGATGAggatgaagatgaagaagaggaagacGATGAGAATGGGGATTCCTCTGAGGATGGTGGGGACTCCTCCGGATCCAGCAGTGAAGATGAGAGCGAGGATGGGGATGAG AACGAGGAGGATGATgaggatgaagatgatgatgaggaTGACGATGAGGATGAAGACAATGAGTCCGAGGGCAGcagctccagctcctcctcctcagggGACTCCTCAGACTCTGACTCCAACTGAggctcacccccccccccccggggcaGCCAGGGAGAGCTTTAGAGCTCCCCTCCCCAACTGA